A genome region from Schlesneria paludicola DSM 18645 includes the following:
- the tssH gene encoding type VI secretion system ATPase TssH codes for MVGKLNDTCRRALESAAGLCLSRTNYTVEVEHWLQKLLEIQNSDLTKIFKHYNIDQGRLDAALTRAIDGFKTGNARSPALSPLLVDLVRDAWIYASVEQSEPAVRSGHILLAALTNSKVSQSFLTSVRELASLAPDALAREMREVTAGSTEDAPLSRPAAGTGGPELRPGGGKTPALDQYTVDLTERSRSGALDNVSGRDSEIRQLIDILMRRRQNNPILTGEAGVGKTAVVEGFAQRIAAGDVPPPLQNVAVRVLDLGLLQAGAGVKGEFENRLKSVIQEVKASAQPIILFIDEAHTLIGAGGQAGQNDAANLLKPALARGELRTICATTWSEYKQYFEKDAALTRRFQVVKVEEPSEHQAEIMLHGLVNMLENHHNLRILDEAIAGAVRLSHRYITGRQLPDKAVSLLDTAAARVAVGHSAIPAPIEDLKRQIEQITLKVDVLTREAAAGANHAVRIGELTEQRTNAQAELVELEKRWSTERDCVTKICEIRDRLSGQSSTKKKDDQPKVAPPAPPTEAEATKLREELNVLQAELKQIQGELPLVQPCVNFQAVAEVVSGWTGIPVGKMLTDEIRMVSTLHERMTERVIGQNHALHSISRRIQTARANLTDPRRPIGVFLLVGPSGVGKTETAMTLAEMLYGGEKNMVVINMTEFQQSHTTSSLIGSAPGLVGYGKGGKLTEAVRRRPYCVVLLDEIEKAHDDVLELFYQVFDKGVLEDAEGREIDFKNTIILCTSNVGSDLIQSLCADPETRPDPEKLGEQLRPKLLERFKPAFLGRMTVVPYYSLGDEVLRNIIDLQLKRIGQRLIENHRAKLVFTSEVVDRILGRCRETETGARNVDHILTGTVLPDISRELLARMAEEKAISQVEIQLSDTGGFNYRFD; via the coding sequence ATGGTTGGTAAGCTCAATGACACCTGTCGCCGCGCACTGGAAAGCGCCGCGGGGTTATGTCTCTCACGAACGAACTACACGGTTGAAGTCGAACACTGGCTGCAAAAGCTGTTGGAGATTCAGAATTCCGATCTGACGAAGATTTTCAAGCACTACAACATCGATCAAGGCCGTCTCGACGCCGCCCTGACCCGCGCCATTGACGGTTTTAAGACCGGGAATGCTCGCTCACCTGCGTTGTCTCCGTTGCTGGTGGATCTGGTTCGTGATGCCTGGATCTATGCCTCGGTCGAACAGAGCGAACCCGCAGTTCGCAGTGGCCACATCTTGCTTGCTGCGTTGACCAATTCCAAAGTCAGCCAGTCGTTTCTCACCAGCGTGCGTGAACTAGCAAGTCTGGCGCCTGATGCGCTAGCTCGTGAAATGCGAGAAGTCACGGCAGGGTCGACGGAAGACGCTCCGCTCTCTCGTCCTGCGGCGGGAACGGGTGGGCCGGAGCTGCGTCCCGGAGGTGGCAAGACTCCGGCGCTCGATCAATACACGGTCGATCTGACGGAACGATCGCGAAGCGGTGCGCTCGACAACGTTTCAGGTCGCGATTCCGAGATTCGCCAATTGATCGACATTCTGATGCGGCGTCGGCAAAACAATCCGATTCTGACAGGTGAGGCGGGGGTTGGAAAAACGGCTGTCGTGGAAGGGTTTGCACAACGAATCGCCGCGGGCGACGTTCCTCCACCCCTTCAAAACGTGGCCGTTCGCGTGCTCGATCTGGGGCTGTTGCAAGCGGGGGCTGGCGTTAAAGGGGAATTCGAAAATCGCTTGAAGTCGGTCATTCAAGAAGTCAAGGCGTCGGCCCAACCCATCATTCTATTTATCGACGAAGCACACACCCTGATCGGTGCGGGTGGACAGGCCGGGCAGAACGATGCCGCGAATCTGCTGAAGCCGGCGCTTGCGCGGGGTGAGCTTCGGACGATCTGTGCGACGACCTGGTCCGAGTACAAACAGTACTTCGAGAAAGATGCGGCGCTCACACGACGATTCCAGGTCGTGAAGGTCGAAGAGCCTTCCGAGCATCAGGCCGAGATCATGTTGCATGGTCTCGTGAATATGCTCGAGAACCATCATAATTTGCGAATTCTGGACGAAGCGATTGCCGGGGCCGTCCGGTTGTCGCACCGTTACATCACGGGACGGCAGCTTCCCGACAAAGCCGTCAGTCTGCTCGATACGGCGGCGGCCCGTGTCGCCGTAGGTCACTCGGCGATTCCGGCACCGATTGAGGATCTGAAGCGGCAGATTGAACAAATCACCTTGAAGGTGGATGTTCTGACGCGTGAAGCGGCCGCTGGCGCGAACCATGCTGTGAGAATCGGTGAATTGACCGAACAGCGGACGAACGCTCAGGCGGAACTGGTCGAACTCGAAAAACGCTGGTCAACCGAACGGGATTGTGTCACCAAGATCTGTGAAATTCGCGATCGCCTTTCAGGGCAGTCGTCGACCAAGAAAAAGGATGATCAACCGAAGGTCGCCCCCCCTGCTCCACCGACCGAAGCGGAAGCGACAAAGCTGCGCGAAGAGCTCAATGTCCTGCAGGCAGAGCTGAAGCAGATTCAGGGGGAACTTCCGCTGGTTCAACCCTGCGTCAACTTCCAGGCTGTGGCTGAAGTGGTTTCGGGATGGACGGGGATTCCCGTTGGAAAAATGCTGACGGACGAAATTCGAATGGTGTCGACCTTGCATGAGCGGATGACCGAACGTGTTATCGGTCAGAATCATGCTTTGCACTCCATCAGCCGTCGCATCCAGACGGCCCGCGCGAATCTGACTGACCCACGCCGCCCGATTGGCGTGTTCTTGCTGGTCGGGCCGAGCGGCGTCGGAAAGACCGAAACCGCGATGACGCTCGCAGAGATGCTGTACGGTGGTGAAAAGAACATGGTCGTCATCAATATGACCGAGTTCCAGCAGTCGCACACGACTTCTTCATTAATCGGGTCGGCACCAGGGCTTGTCGGCTATGGAAAAGGGGGCAAGCTCACCGAAGCCGTCCGACGTCGGCCCTATTGTGTCGTGCTGCTGGATGAGATCGAGAAAGCCCACGACGATGTGCTGGAATTGTTCTATCAGGTCTTTGATAAAGGTGTGCTGGAAGACGCCGAGGGACGCGAGATCGACTTCAAAAACACGATCATCCTGTGCACTTCGAATGTGGGATCTGATCTGATTCAGTCGCTCTGTGCTGATCCCGAAACGCGACCTGATCCCGAGAAGCTGGGCGAGCAGTTACGGCCCAAGCTGTTGGAACGCTTCAAGCCGGCATTCCTTGGGCGTATGACTGTGGTGCCGTACTATTCGCTGGGCGATGAAGTCTTGCGAAACATTATCGATTTGCAGCTCAAGCGAATTGGGCAGCGATTGATTGAAAACCATCGCGCGAAGCTTGTGTTCACGTCCGAAGTTGTCGACCGAATCCTCGGCCGCTGCCGGGAAACGGAAACGGGGGCCCGAAATGTTGACCACATTTTGACCGGGACCGTGTTGCCAGACATTTCCCGCGAATTGCTCGCTCGAATGGCCGAGGAAAAAGCGATCTCGCAAGTCGAAATCCAGCTCAGCGATACGGGTGGTTTCAATTATCGATTCGATTAG
- a CDS encoding type VI secretion system Vgr family protein — protein sequence MSAKYTDKNRLLSFKADGKTDFLFPTKFSATELMSGLFSVRVELMVDVEKADQVQGDQLLGKRMTLKASLGRDYDKGPYRYFDGVCSRFASVEKDDRFAHFEVELVPWMWLLTKRSDFRIYQDLNIPDILDSVFGDLQKDFSDFKYEIRANRGQYKKIDYCVQFRESQFSFVSRLMEQDGIYYYFEHTDSGHKLIIDDSPTAGGDVPNQAEVSYIKESGPGEFKDDNITTWREDRVIHSGKFSVRDYHSQLAQNKIEISGVAAKTSIAKNDKLEVYNWQGGSALRYNKTDQRLDEVNSVGSTLTNIRAQQSEVTHHTFSGTGCCRGFVPGYRFSLKHASGKKYLLVEIQHQGVQDPSYETGQDEQVPYTNAFTSISSDLQFRPQRVTPKPVVEGLESAKVVGKSGEEIWIDKYGRVRVQFFWDRKGESNEKSTCWVRVAQLSAGKRWGASFWPRVGQEVLVAFVEGDPDQPVIVGSVYNNQQMPPYLGDGPDDKHKVDPDISGIKTNSTKGGNGYNELRFCDTKDKEQVFIHAEKDMDVRVKNERRETTIADHVVIVGDPSNSESGSYKQRVHRNHSTLVMKDKFEKVEGNVHIAVGEGSNSDGGKYQHSVEKDSLEYVGGNKHVAVKGSRSESVTGQYSLTLGQLDAKIDQGAALEATTSLHLKAMTIVIEADLQLSLKVGGNFVDLSPAGVAINGMPMVMINSGGAAGAGPGAQPATAEAADGLKTPPDSYFHKADDSKTGTKSCD from the coding sequence ATGTCCGCTAAGTATACAGACAAGAATCGCCTCCTCAGCTTCAAAGCCGATGGAAAAACCGACTTCCTGTTTCCGACAAAGTTCTCTGCGACCGAGCTAATGTCCGGCCTGTTCTCGGTTCGAGTCGAACTGATGGTCGATGTGGAGAAGGCGGATCAGGTTCAAGGCGATCAATTGCTCGGCAAACGTATGACACTGAAAGCGTCTCTAGGTCGCGATTATGACAAGGGCCCCTATCGCTATTTTGACGGAGTCTGCAGCCGGTTCGCCTCTGTGGAAAAGGATGATCGATTCGCACACTTTGAAGTGGAGCTTGTTCCCTGGATGTGGCTGCTGACCAAGCGGTCTGATTTCCGCATCTATCAGGACCTGAATATTCCCGACATCCTCGATTCGGTCTTCGGGGATTTGCAGAAAGACTTCTCAGACTTCAAGTACGAAATCCGTGCCAATCGAGGGCAGTACAAGAAGATCGATTACTGTGTTCAATTTCGCGAATCGCAATTCAGTTTTGTCTCGCGTCTGATGGAACAAGATGGGATTTACTACTACTTCGAGCACACCGACTCCGGGCACAAGTTGATTATTGACGATTCGCCGACGGCAGGTGGAGATGTGCCGAATCAGGCGGAAGTGTCGTACATCAAAGAAAGCGGTCCGGGTGAGTTTAAAGACGACAACATCACGACCTGGCGTGAAGATCGTGTCATCCATTCCGGTAAGTTCTCGGTACGTGACTACCACAGTCAGCTCGCCCAAAACAAAATCGAGATCTCGGGTGTCGCGGCCAAGACGAGTATCGCCAAAAACGACAAATTAGAGGTCTACAACTGGCAGGGCGGTTCGGCACTGCGTTACAACAAGACTGATCAGCGGCTGGACGAAGTGAACTCTGTCGGTTCCACATTGACGAACATTCGCGCGCAGCAATCGGAAGTCACGCATCATACGTTTTCGGGAACGGGCTGTTGCCGCGGTTTTGTTCCCGGTTATCGCTTCAGTCTCAAGCACGCTTCGGGCAAAAAGTACCTGCTTGTCGAAATTCAGCATCAGGGCGTTCAGGACCCGAGCTATGAAACCGGCCAAGACGAGCAGGTTCCTTACACGAACGCGTTTACCAGCATCTCGTCTGACCTGCAGTTTCGCCCTCAACGTGTCACACCAAAGCCCGTTGTTGAAGGGCTGGAGTCGGCAAAGGTCGTAGGTAAATCGGGTGAAGAAATCTGGATCGACAAGTACGGTCGCGTGCGTGTCCAATTCTTCTGGGATCGCAAGGGAGAGAGCAACGAAAAGAGCACCTGCTGGGTGCGCGTCGCACAATTGTCTGCCGGGAAACGCTGGGGAGCTTCATTCTGGCCGCGCGTCGGTCAGGAAGTTCTCGTGGCGTTCGTGGAAGGTGATCCCGATCAACCGGTGATTGTCGGATCTGTCTACAACAATCAGCAAATGCCGCCTTACCTTGGCGATGGTCCGGACGACAAGCACAAGGTCGATCCTGATATCAGCGGGATCAAAACCAATTCCACCAAAGGCGGCAACGGATATAACGAGCTGCGATTCTGTGATACGAAAGACAAGGAGCAAGTCTTCATCCATGCCGAAAAGGACATGGATGTCCGCGTGAAGAACGAACGCCGCGAAACGACGATTGCTGATCACGTTGTGATTGTTGGCGATCCGAGTAATTCTGAATCAGGTTCGTACAAACAACGCGTTCATCGAAATCACTCGACTTTGGTCATGAAGGATAAGTTTGAGAAAGTCGAAGGAAACGTCCATATTGCGGTTGGAGAAGGAAGCAATTCTGATGGCGGCAAGTATCAGCATTCCGTCGAGAAGGACAGCCTTGAATATGTCGGTGGCAACAAGCACGTCGCCGTAAAGGGGAGTCGCAGTGAATCTGTGACTGGACAGTACTCTCTGACTTTGGGGCAACTGGACGCGAAGATTGATCAAGGCGCCGCGCTCGAGGCGACAACATCGCTACACTTGAAGGCGATGACGATTGTGATTGAGGCAGATCTACAACTGTCGCTCAAAGTCGGGGGGAATTTTGTCGACCTTTCCCCTGCGGGCGTGGCAATTAACGGGATGCCGATGGTTATGATCAATAGCGGCGGGGCCGCTGGCGCGGGGCCGGGAGCTCAACCTGCAACTGCTGAGGCGGCCGACGGTTTAAAGACGCCACCAGACAGCTATTTTCATAAAGCGGATGATTCCAAGACGGGAACCAAATCGTGCGATTAG